A genomic region of Oryza glaberrima chromosome 1, OglaRS2, whole genome shotgun sequence contains the following coding sequences:
- the LOC127784867 gene encoding uncharacterized protein LOC127784867 isoform X1 has protein sequence MAMDDPSCSCRFLLWFLCFVACVLLESAASVHSWCPLHPSSRQEAKFKQKTNKFWEYQEQSNTWVEISMPFNLMSCINDTCTKVGSIEQPERRHGRASISSQEEKDAEIDDNDQADRNDPVLPIRKRISLTRMSESSVWVTGQSGSIYERFWNGLAWVIAPHELPISVGYATATFIVNTTILALSEAGILYQLQLNEHAQPIWTEVIFNSEQQFIVLGEKTQSQAMHIRNGIVSYDGRKLFLSITHGSLVEVTELQPLRWTYHGHPPGGDVSYISDAGNARPGTVFTVSSTGDLYEFDRESRPSWKKHIWSEETAENVSLSSSVGCALHGLLGSNSVSLFLITKDGLLVERRLHRRKWKWYKHGAPKSQRLSSITEVQQDESNDATSMYFTTTTGKVFEYQFPKYTGGAQSNKIRGLWVNHMSPENTKVARNVRGVQVQVGRVIFPLDDGRLGELHLPGMGGDDFGPSQHYSMRRKVPNKYEWSILDAPETEGWNAEYCTEEHGPTNCITGAKNVAADTKSNDLSNIPPSRWRKEDKQQYLYVNTHERDEIESYNFLSRSIDINFHMRVMHADRSLFLITDNGLTFEYLNNNGVWLWLRHEHTTSMKGTVGSYNGSLYLVDVHGNLHIRERNGDDLLWINCTAMRKGRQVASGSPWDGIPGLPRRVTTDDALFFVNKRGRLLQFTVALRKFKWKDCQSPPDTKIAFIVDQEVFRRNVIFAVGRNGRLYQYNRITELWHKHYQSPHLVLSRSPGTAMRPSHLSLAGSIFMVSEHGGLVEYHFSPQDGWEWVEHGTPHRDVAIVGAPGPCFDGSQLFVIGSDGDVYRRHLENWTWRWTSHGHPSAPSAVAMNAAGGDKSCATPGSAADAHYADGFVGSCDEKVAAARPVQFSEDAVVFELRDGRVSKRPASIPLLIIIITSHEIKNRAPSLKECQEDELCLITGAFFFGRGLVVAAGGAAARSGRVRRRVGVGADHRHAGQRLHDQLLDGRRHVVRRPAAAPPPPSKRGR, from the exons ATGGCCATGGATGATCCATCTTGCAGTTGCAGATTCCTGTTGTGGTTCCTATGTTTTGTAGCATGTGTTCTCCTGGAGTCTGCTGCTTCTGTTCATTCATGGTGCCCCTTACATCCTAGCTCGAGGCAGGAAGCAAAGTTTAAGCAGAAGACAAACAAGTTCTGGGAGTACCAGGAACAGAGTAATACCTGGGTGGAAATAAGCATGCCTTTCAATTTGATGTCCTGCATCAACGATACCTGCACGAAGGTAGGATCAATCGAGCAACCGGAAAGGAGACATGGCCGTGCTTCAATTTCTAGTCAGGAGGAGAAGGATGCAGAGATCGATGACAATGATCAAGCAGATAGAAATGATCCAGTCCTGCCCATAAGAAAAAGGATTTCCTTGACGCGCATGTCAGAATCATCTGTGTGGGTGACAGGGCAAAGTGGATCAATTTATGAGAGGTTCTGGAATGGGCTGGCATGGGTGATTGCTCCTCATGAACTACCAATTTCAGTTGGCTATGCTACAGCAACTTTCATTGTGAATACAACTATTCTTGCTCTCTCAGAGGCTGGAATCCTCTATCAG CTACAGCTAAATGAACATGCACAACCTATCTGGACAGAGGTAATATTCAACTCTGAACAACAATTCATAGTCCTTGGAGAAAAGACACAAAGTCAAGCTATGCACATAAGAAATGGGATAGTGTCCTATGATGGAAG GAAACTTTTCCTATCTATTACACATGGATCCCTAGTGGAGGTCACAGAACTTCAGCCCCTAAG GTGGACTTACCATGGCCACCCACCAGGAGGAGATGTATCATATATATCTGATGCTGGAAATGCAAGACCAGGGACAGTGTTCACAGTAAG TTCTACAGGAGACTTGTATGAGTTCGACAGAGAATCAAGACCATCATGGAAAAAGCACATATGGAGTGAAGAAACAGCAGAGAATGTCTCATTAAGCTCATCAGTTGGGTGTGCTTTACATGGCCTGCTAGGATCTAACTCAGTATCACTTTTCTTGATAACAAAG GATGGTTTATTAGTGGAGCGGCGCTTGCATAGAAGGAAGTGGAAATGGTATAAACATGGAGCTCCTAAGAGTCAAAGACTTAGTTCGATCACAGAAGTGCAACAAGATGAATCTAATGATGCAACTTCAATGTATTTTACAACAACCACAGGAAAAGTATTTGAGTATCAGTTTCCAAAATATACAG GTGGAGCTCAAAGCAATAAGATCAGAGGACTATGGGTAAATCACATGTCTCCTGAGAATACAAAGGTAGCAAGAAATGTCCGAGGTGTACAGGTTCAAGTTGGCCGAGTAATATTCCCACTGGATGATGGTAGGCTTGGGGAGCTGCATTTGCCTGGTATGGGTGGTGATGATTTTGGTCCAAGTCAACACTATAGCATGAGAAGGAAAGTGCCAAACAAGTATGAGTGGTCCATTCTAGATGCACCAGAAACAGAAGGTTGGAATGCAGAATATTGCACAGAAGAGCATGGTCCAACAAATTGTATTACTGGAGCAAAGAATGTAGCTGCAGATACCAAATCAAATGACTTGAGCAATATCCCACCTTCCAGATGGCGTAAAGAAGATAAGCAACAATACCTGTACGTTAATACCCATGAGAGGGATGAAATCGAATCATATAACTTTCTATCAAGAAGTATTGATATTAACTTCCACATGCGGGTGATGCATGCAGATAGATCACTTTTTCTCATAACAGATAACGGCTTAACTTTTGAATATCTAAACAATAATGGTGTTTGGTTATGGCTAAGACATGAGCACACTACTTCCATGAAAGGTACAGTAGGAAGCTATAATGGCAGCTTGTATCTTGTCGATGTTCACGGGAACTTACATATCAGAGAAAGAAATGGAGATGACTTATTATGGATCAACTGCACAGCAATGAGGAAGGGAAGGCAGGTCGCAAGTGGGTCTCCATGGGATGGCATTCCAGGTTTACCACGCAGAGTGACAACAGATGACGCACTCTTCTTTGTTAACAAGAGAGGCAGGCTACTACAGTTCACG GTTGCATTAAGGAAATTCAAGTGGAAGGACTGCCAGAGCCCTCCTGATACCAAGATTGCATTCATAGTGGATCAGGAAGTGTTCAGAAGAAACGTCATCTTTGCGGTTGGCCGCAACGGCCGCCTGTACCAGTACAACAGAATCACAGAGCTATGGCACAAGCACTACCAATCACCCCACCTCGTCCTCTCACGGTCACCGGGGACAGCGATGAGGCCGTCCCATCTCTCCCTCGCCGGCTCCATCTTCATGGTGTCGGAGCACGGCGGCCTAGTCGAGTACCATTTCAGCCCGCAGGACGGGTGGGAGTGGGTGGAGCACGGGACGCCCCACCGGGACGTGGCCATCGTCGGCGCCCCGGGGCCGTGCTTCGACGGCTCCCAGCTGTTCGTCATCGGGTCCGACGGCGACGTCTACCGGCGACACCTCGAGAACTGGACGTGGAGGTGGACGAGCCACGGGCACCCGTCGGCACCGTCCGCCGTGGCGATGaacgcggccggcggcgacaagAGCTGCGCCACCCcgggctccgccgccgacgcgcacTACGCGGACGGCTTCGTGGGAAGCTGCGACGAGAAG gtggcgGCCGCGCGGCCGGTGCAGTTCTCGGAGGACGCGGTGGTCTTCGAGCTACGGGACGGCAGGGTAAGCAAGCGACCGGCCTCGATTcccctcctcatcatcatcatcacatcGCACGAAATCAAGAACCGCGCGCCCTCGCTCAAAGAATGCCAGGAAGATGAGCTTTGTCTAATTAccggagcttttttttttggtcgtgGACTCGTGGTTGCAGCTGGCGGAGCTGCGGCGAGGAGCGgacgggtgcggcggcgggtgggagtGGGCGCGGATCATCGGCACGCCGGCCAGCGCCTGCATGACCAGCTACTGGACGGCCGTCGCCACGTAGTCcgccgcccggcggcggcgccgccgccgccgtcgaagcgGGGTCGCTGA
- the LOC127784867 gene encoding uncharacterized protein LOC127784867 isoform X2 translates to MAMDDPSCSCRFLLWFLCFVACVLLESAASVHSWCPLHPSSRQEAKFKQKTNKFWEYQEQSNTWVEISMPFNLMSCINDTCTKVGSIEQPERRHGRASISSQEEKDAEIDDNDQADRNDPVLPIRKRISLTRMSESSVWVTGQSGSIYERFWNGLAWVIAPHELPISVGYATATFIVNTTILALSEAGILYQLQLNEHAQPIWTEVIFNSEQQFIVLGEKTQSQAMHIRNGIVSYDGRKLFLSITHGSLVEVTELQPLRWTYHGHPPGGDVSYISDAGNARPGTVFTVSSTGDLYEFDRESRPSWKKHIWSEETAENVSLSSSVGCALHGLLGSNSVSLFLITKDGLLVERRLHRRKWKWYKHGAPKSQRLSSITEVQQDESNDATSMYFTTTTGKVFEYQFPKYTGGAQSNKIRGLWVNHMSPENTKVARNVRGVQVQVGRVIFPLDDGRLGELHLPGMGGDDFGPSQHYSMRRKVPNKYEWSILDAPETEGWNAEYCTEEHGPTNCITGAKNVAADTKSNDLSNIPPSRWRKEDKQQYLYVNTHERDEIESYNFLSRSIDINFHMRVMHADRSLFLITDNGLTFEYLNNNGVWLWLRHEHTTSMKGTVGSYNGSLYLVDVHGNLHIRERNGDDLLWINCTAMRKGRQVASGSPWDGIPGLPRRVTTDDALFFVNKRGRLLQFTVALRKFKWKDCQSPPDTKIAFIVDQEVFRRNVIFAVGRNGRLYQYNRITELWHKHYQSPHLVLSRSPGTAMRPSHLSLAGSIFMVSEHGGLVEYHFSPQDGWEWVEHGTPHRDVAIVGAPGPCFDGSQLFVIGSDGDVYRRHLENWTWRWTSHGHPSAPSAVAMNAAGGDKSCATPGSAADAHYADGFVGSCDEKVAAARPVQFSEDAVVFELRDGRLAELRRGADGCGGGWEWARIIGTPASACMTSYWTAVAT, encoded by the exons ATGGCCATGGATGATCCATCTTGCAGTTGCAGATTCCTGTTGTGGTTCCTATGTTTTGTAGCATGTGTTCTCCTGGAGTCTGCTGCTTCTGTTCATTCATGGTGCCCCTTACATCCTAGCTCGAGGCAGGAAGCAAAGTTTAAGCAGAAGACAAACAAGTTCTGGGAGTACCAGGAACAGAGTAATACCTGGGTGGAAATAAGCATGCCTTTCAATTTGATGTCCTGCATCAACGATACCTGCACGAAGGTAGGATCAATCGAGCAACCGGAAAGGAGACATGGCCGTGCTTCAATTTCTAGTCAGGAGGAGAAGGATGCAGAGATCGATGACAATGATCAAGCAGATAGAAATGATCCAGTCCTGCCCATAAGAAAAAGGATTTCCTTGACGCGCATGTCAGAATCATCTGTGTGGGTGACAGGGCAAAGTGGATCAATTTATGAGAGGTTCTGGAATGGGCTGGCATGGGTGATTGCTCCTCATGAACTACCAATTTCAGTTGGCTATGCTACAGCAACTTTCATTGTGAATACAACTATTCTTGCTCTCTCAGAGGCTGGAATCCTCTATCAG CTACAGCTAAATGAACATGCACAACCTATCTGGACAGAGGTAATATTCAACTCTGAACAACAATTCATAGTCCTTGGAGAAAAGACACAAAGTCAAGCTATGCACATAAGAAATGGGATAGTGTCCTATGATGGAAG GAAACTTTTCCTATCTATTACACATGGATCCCTAGTGGAGGTCACAGAACTTCAGCCCCTAAG GTGGACTTACCATGGCCACCCACCAGGAGGAGATGTATCATATATATCTGATGCTGGAAATGCAAGACCAGGGACAGTGTTCACAGTAAG TTCTACAGGAGACTTGTATGAGTTCGACAGAGAATCAAGACCATCATGGAAAAAGCACATATGGAGTGAAGAAACAGCAGAGAATGTCTCATTAAGCTCATCAGTTGGGTGTGCTTTACATGGCCTGCTAGGATCTAACTCAGTATCACTTTTCTTGATAACAAAG GATGGTTTATTAGTGGAGCGGCGCTTGCATAGAAGGAAGTGGAAATGGTATAAACATGGAGCTCCTAAGAGTCAAAGACTTAGTTCGATCACAGAAGTGCAACAAGATGAATCTAATGATGCAACTTCAATGTATTTTACAACAACCACAGGAAAAGTATTTGAGTATCAGTTTCCAAAATATACAG GTGGAGCTCAAAGCAATAAGATCAGAGGACTATGGGTAAATCACATGTCTCCTGAGAATACAAAGGTAGCAAGAAATGTCCGAGGTGTACAGGTTCAAGTTGGCCGAGTAATATTCCCACTGGATGATGGTAGGCTTGGGGAGCTGCATTTGCCTGGTATGGGTGGTGATGATTTTGGTCCAAGTCAACACTATAGCATGAGAAGGAAAGTGCCAAACAAGTATGAGTGGTCCATTCTAGATGCACCAGAAACAGAAGGTTGGAATGCAGAATATTGCACAGAAGAGCATGGTCCAACAAATTGTATTACTGGAGCAAAGAATGTAGCTGCAGATACCAAATCAAATGACTTGAGCAATATCCCACCTTCCAGATGGCGTAAAGAAGATAAGCAACAATACCTGTACGTTAATACCCATGAGAGGGATGAAATCGAATCATATAACTTTCTATCAAGAAGTATTGATATTAACTTCCACATGCGGGTGATGCATGCAGATAGATCACTTTTTCTCATAACAGATAACGGCTTAACTTTTGAATATCTAAACAATAATGGTGTTTGGTTATGGCTAAGACATGAGCACACTACTTCCATGAAAGGTACAGTAGGAAGCTATAATGGCAGCTTGTATCTTGTCGATGTTCACGGGAACTTACATATCAGAGAAAGAAATGGAGATGACTTATTATGGATCAACTGCACAGCAATGAGGAAGGGAAGGCAGGTCGCAAGTGGGTCTCCATGGGATGGCATTCCAGGTTTACCACGCAGAGTGACAACAGATGACGCACTCTTCTTTGTTAACAAGAGAGGCAGGCTACTACAGTTCACG GTTGCATTAAGGAAATTCAAGTGGAAGGACTGCCAGAGCCCTCCTGATACCAAGATTGCATTCATAGTGGATCAGGAAGTGTTCAGAAGAAACGTCATCTTTGCGGTTGGCCGCAACGGCCGCCTGTACCAGTACAACAGAATCACAGAGCTATGGCACAAGCACTACCAATCACCCCACCTCGTCCTCTCACGGTCACCGGGGACAGCGATGAGGCCGTCCCATCTCTCCCTCGCCGGCTCCATCTTCATGGTGTCGGAGCACGGCGGCCTAGTCGAGTACCATTTCAGCCCGCAGGACGGGTGGGAGTGGGTGGAGCACGGGACGCCCCACCGGGACGTGGCCATCGTCGGCGCCCCGGGGCCGTGCTTCGACGGCTCCCAGCTGTTCGTCATCGGGTCCGACGGCGACGTCTACCGGCGACACCTCGAGAACTGGACGTGGAGGTGGACGAGCCACGGGCACCCGTCGGCACCGTCCGCCGTGGCGATGaacgcggccggcggcgacaagAGCTGCGCCACCCcgggctccgccgccgacgcgcacTACGCGGACGGCTTCGTGGGAAGCTGCGACGAGAAG gtggcgGCCGCGCGGCCGGTGCAGTTCTCGGAGGACGCGGTGGTCTTCGAGCTACGGGACGGCAGG CTGGCGGAGCTGCGGCGAGGAGCGgacgggtgcggcggcgggtgggagtGGGCGCGGATCATCGGCACGCCGGCCAGCGCCTGCATGACCAGCTACTGGACGGCCGTCGCCACGTAG
- the LOC127760917 gene encoding 60S ribosomal protein L30: protein MVAAKKTKKSTDNINNKLQLVMKSGKYTLGYKTVLRTLRNSKAKLVIISNNCPPLRKSEIEYYAMLAKVTVHHFHGNNVDLGTACGKYFRVCCLSIIDPGDSDIIKTTGEQ from the exons ATGGTGGCCGCAAAGAAGACG AAGAAGTCCACGGACAACATCAACAACAAGCTGCAGCTCGTGATGAAGAGCGGCAAGTACACGCTCGGCTACAAGACCGTCCTCAGGACCCTCAGGAACTCCAAGG CGAAGCTAGTGATCATTTCTAACAACTGCCCACCTCTTCGGAAGTCAGAAATTGAGTACTACGCTATGTTGGCCAAGGTCACCGTCCACCACTTCCACGGAA ATAATGTCGATCTGGGGACAGCCTGTGGTAAATACTTCCGTGTTTGCTGCCTCAGCATTATTGATCCTG GTGACTCGGATATCATCAAGACCACGGGTGAGCAGTAA